A single genomic interval of Stieleria maiorica harbors:
- a CDS encoding outer membrane protein assembly factor BamB family protein translates to MSQSNQAPSGKTHPPGEPPRLIGAAIALALAILITAIAQYFAPSFDHQNANLIGLGALSIATLYVLFCLHRLMRWSGHPWGVPAAMLVAAVSFGAAFQFDGFSGEMLPQFRWRFASETVHELKSVTPQTVETTEDSATAETTAPDATGTDESTDAADSLVSSPQFLGPNRNGVYPQRSFAKPTSADQVHVVWDHGIGDGWSSFAVAGDHAITLEQRDDQECLTCYRLSDGELIWMQQHQGLHQNPLGGVGPRSTPTIDGDRVYATTATGFLWCVDQATGAVHWSRDLLELAGWDQVAFEVAAPWGYACSPLLVDGLCVLPLGGPVGEKPVRSLVALDAQSGDLVWTAGDDQLSYASPVLVTLDGQRQIVSVNEKTASGHRIEDGVVLWTFQWPGSTNTGATCSSAVPVGADRLLVGKGYGGGSALVRVAKQGDNWAATDVWRSNRVLKTKFNHTCVDGDVGYGISNGSLQAVNLNDATSYWTQPRRWRAGQGQVVLVEDVLVVQDEAGEVVFVDASIEDYHELLRIPALDSKTWNIPTVAGRYVLVRNDRQAICFQLTAK, encoded by the coding sequence ATGTCGCAGTCGAATCAGGCCCCGTCCGGAAAGACTCATCCCCCGGGCGAACCACCACGATTGATCGGTGCTGCGATCGCGCTGGCCCTGGCCATCTTGATCACGGCGATCGCCCAGTATTTCGCGCCGTCGTTTGATCACCAGAACGCCAACCTGATCGGGTTGGGAGCGCTGTCGATCGCCACGCTGTACGTGCTGTTTTGTTTGCACCGATTGATGCGATGGTCCGGTCATCCCTGGGGCGTCCCGGCGGCGATGTTGGTCGCGGCTGTGTCATTCGGGGCCGCGTTTCAATTCGATGGATTCAGCGGCGAAATGTTACCGCAGTTTCGCTGGCGATTCGCGAGCGAGACGGTCCACGAGCTAAAATCGGTCACACCACAGACGGTCGAAACCACCGAGGATTCTGCCACGGCTGAAACGACCGCACCGGACGCAACCGGAACCGACGAGTCGACCGATGCAGCAGACTCGCTCGTCTCCTCGCCCCAGTTTCTCGGCCCCAACCGAAACGGCGTTTATCCCCAACGCTCGTTTGCCAAACCGACCTCTGCCGATCAGGTCCATGTGGTCTGGGACCACGGAATCGGTGACGGATGGTCGTCCTTTGCGGTTGCCGGAGACCATGCGATCACGCTGGAACAGCGGGACGACCAAGAATGTCTGACCTGTTATCGGCTTTCCGATGGCGAACTGATTTGGATGCAACAACACCAAGGGTTGCATCAAAACCCGCTCGGTGGCGTCGGCCCACGTTCCACACCGACCATCGACGGCGACCGAGTGTACGCCACGACGGCGACCGGTTTTTTATGGTGTGTTGATCAAGCGACCGGGGCGGTGCATTGGAGCCGCGACTTGCTGGAACTGGCCGGTTGGGATCAGGTCGCGTTCGAAGTGGCGGCACCCTGGGGCTATGCCTGTTCGCCGTTGCTGGTCGACGGATTGTGTGTGCTGCCGCTGGGTGGACCCGTCGGTGAAAAACCGGTTCGCTCGCTGGTCGCGCTCGATGCTCAATCCGGAGATCTGGTGTGGACTGCCGGTGACGACCAACTCAGTTACGCGTCGCCCGTTTTGGTGACACTCGATGGCCAACGCCAAATCGTCTCGGTCAACGAGAAAACCGCCAGCGGACATCGGATCGAAGACGGCGTGGTGTTGTGGACGTTTCAGTGGCCCGGTTCGACCAACACCGGGGCGACCTGTTCCTCGGCCGTGCCCGTCGGTGCGGACCGGTTGCTGGTGGGCAAGGGATACGGCGGCGGCAGCGCGCTCGTCCGCGTGGCCAAACAGGGCGACAACTGGGCGGCCACCGATGTGTGGCGCAGCAATCGCGTCTTGAAAACCAAGTTCAACCACACCTGTGTCGACGGCGACGTCGGTTATGGGATCAGCAACGGATCACTGCAAGCGGTCAACTTGAACGATGCGACCTCGTATTGGACGCAGCCGCGGCGGTGGCGGGCCGGCCAAGGCCAGGTCGTCCTGGTCGAGGATGTCTTGGTCGTCCAGGACGAAGCGGGAGAGGTCGTGTTTGTCGATGCGTCGATCGAGGACTATCACGAACTGCTGCGGATCCCGGCGCTCGATTCAAAGACCTGGAACATCCCCACCGTGGCGGGCCGCTACGTGTTGGTCCGCAACGACCGCCAAGCGATTTGTTTTCAGTTAACGGCGAAGTGA
- a CDS encoding serine hydrolase domain-containing protein produces the protein MIRTTSLSCLALVLSFVSTLSGQDAAATKQADRTPPPVIAEIDAAMQTFVDQGTLSGAVTLVGHQGKIIHLGAVGLADIEKQKEMRPFTMFSIASMTKPIVATAVMILQDEGKLNVDDKVSNYIPAFKDVKLKDGSAPEREITIKDAITHTSGLAGDQVFQQSLEEAVNELAERPLAFQPGTKWQYSPGLNVAGRIIEIVSGQPLQEFLQERIFGPCQMTSTTFFPDQKQQRRIATLYGPSEDGKSLVAVGNRISDPADVTAPNPSGGLFATARDMFRFYQMVLNQGKLRKQRIVSADAVAQMTSPQTGDLETGFTPGNCWGLGWCIVRQPQGVTEMLSPGTFGHGGAFGTQGWVDPKTETIYVLMIQRTKMGNSDGSDVRKAFQQAASNAVQ, from the coding sequence ATGATTCGCACCACTTCGCTGTCTTGTTTGGCCTTGGTTCTTAGTTTTGTTTCGACGTTAAGCGGACAAGACGCAGCGGCGACGAAGCAGGCCGACCGCACGCCACCGCCGGTGATCGCCGAGATCGACGCGGCGATGCAAACCTTTGTCGACCAAGGAACCCTCTCCGGCGCCGTCACCCTGGTCGGCCACCAAGGCAAAATCATTCATCTGGGGGCGGTCGGATTGGCGGACATCGAAAAGCAAAAAGAGATGCGACCGTTCACGATGTTTTCGATCGCTTCGATGACCAAGCCGATCGTCGCGACCGCGGTGATGATCTTGCAAGATGAAGGCAAGTTGAACGTCGATGACAAGGTCAGCAACTACATCCCGGCGTTCAAGGATGTCAAGCTGAAGGATGGATCCGCCCCCGAACGTGAAATCACGATCAAAGATGCCATCACGCACACCTCCGGGCTGGCCGGCGACCAAGTGTTTCAACAATCACTCGAGGAGGCTGTCAACGAACTGGCCGAGCGACCGCTGGCGTTCCAGCCGGGCACCAAGTGGCAGTACAGCCCGGGGCTGAACGTGGCCGGCCGAATCATCGAAATCGTCTCGGGGCAACCGCTGCAAGAATTCCTTCAAGAGCGGATCTTCGGCCCCTGCCAGATGACGTCCACGACGTTCTTTCCCGATCAAAAACAACAGCGGCGGATCGCAACGTTGTACGGTCCGAGTGAGGATGGCAAATCGCTGGTGGCGGTCGGCAACCGCATCTCCGATCCGGCCGACGTGACGGCGCCCAATCCGTCGGGCGGACTGTTCGCCACCGCGCGTGACATGTTTCGGTTCTATCAAATGGTGCTCAATCAAGGCAAACTTCGCAAACAGCGAATCGTCTCGGCCGATGCGGTCGCCCAAATGACCTCACCGCAAACCGGTGATTTGGAAACCGGGTTCACCCCCGGCAACTGCTGGGGATTGGGGTGGTGCATCGTGCGTCAACCTCAGGGCGTGACCGAAATGTTGTCGCCGGGCACGTTTGGACACGGCGGCGCGTTCGGAACGCAAGGTTGGGTCGACCCGAAGACGGAAACGATTTACGTGCTGATGATCCAGCGGACCAAAATGGGCAACAGCGACGGATCCGACGTCCGAAAGGCATTTCAACAAGCCGCCAGCAACGCGGTGCAGTGA
- a CDS encoding phosphatidylserine decarboxylase, giving the protein MDEIVYHDRYRNESCIEKVYGDKALRWTYGTIGGKLALAGIVKRAWFSHWYGWRMDQAKTREKIAPFIAEYGLDADEFARAPGEFASFNEFFFRKLKPSARPIDSQANSIVFPADGRHLCVPDLSKCEGLFVKGEMFDLETLLDDPALARRYASGSLLLSRLCPVDYHRFHFPVGGRPGPARLINGPLYSVNPIALCQNIQILATNKRAITVLKTETLGEVLLLEIGATCVGGICQTYREGESVSKGDEKGYFRFGGSSTITIFEPGRVVFDDDLQRNSAQQRELYARMGDHLGTIL; this is encoded by the coding sequence ATGGATGAAATCGTCTACCACGATCGCTACCGAAACGAATCGTGCATCGAAAAAGTCTACGGCGACAAAGCGCTTCGCTGGACCTACGGAACCATCGGCGGCAAACTCGCCCTGGCGGGAATCGTCAAACGCGCCTGGTTTTCCCATTGGTATGGCTGGCGGATGGACCAAGCCAAGACGCGTGAAAAGATCGCCCCGTTCATCGCGGAATACGGCTTGGACGCCGACGAATTCGCTCGCGCGCCCGGCGAATTCGCCAGCTTCAACGAATTCTTCTTTCGCAAATTAAAACCGTCCGCACGCCCGATCGATTCCCAGGCCAACTCGATCGTCTTTCCGGCCGACGGACGCCATCTGTGCGTGCCCGATTTGTCAAAGTGCGAGGGATTGTTTGTCAAAGGGGAAATGTTCGATTTGGAGACATTACTGGATGACCCGGCGCTGGCGCGGCGATATGCATCCGGCAGTCTGCTGCTGTCGCGACTCTGCCCGGTCGATTACCACCGTTTCCACTTTCCCGTCGGCGGCCGCCCCGGACCGGCCCGTTTGATCAACGGACCGCTGTATTCGGTCAACCCGATCGCACTGTGCCAGAACATCCAGATCCTGGCGACCAACAAACGCGCGATCACGGTGTTGAAGACGGAGACACTCGGTGAGGTCTTGTTGCTGGAGATCGGTGCGACCTGTGTCGGCGGGATCTGTCAAACGTACCGCGAAGGGGAATCAGTTTCCAAGGGAGACGAAAAGGGATACTTCCGTTTCGGCGGCTCATCGACCATCACGATCTTCGAGCCCGGTCGCGTGGTGTTCGATGACGACCTGCAGCGAAACTCCGCCCAGCAACGCGAGCTGTACGCCCGCATGGGCGACCACCTGGGCACGATTCTGTAG
- a CDS encoding alpha/beta hydrolase: MNHRPWIFVCLLALLSSPLGFAAEAKPQPDETVVYKTIDDVSLSMHVFKPAESDAETPRAAIVFFFGGGWNGGTPSQFYGQSRALADLGMVAMCAEYRVKKTHGTPPKTCVADGKSAIRWARKNASRYGIDPNRIAAGGGSAGGHVAAATATVDAFDDPADDTSVSCRPDALVLFNPVYDNGPDGYGYDRVQEYWKEISPLHNLSQDTPPTIVFLGTKDKLIPVATGKAFQSKLDQLGVRNELHLYQDAAHGFFNKGEPYADTLAKSIAFLKSLGFVEGK, translated from the coding sequence ATGAATCATCGCCCCTGGATCTTCGTCTGCTTGTTGGCCTTGCTGTCGTCACCGCTGGGATTTGCCGCCGAGGCCAAACCGCAACCTGACGAGACCGTCGTTTACAAAACGATTGATGACGTCTCGTTGTCGATGCACGTGTTCAAACCGGCCGAGTCGGATGCCGAAACGCCGCGTGCCGCGATCGTGTTTTTCTTCGGCGGCGGATGGAACGGCGGCACCCCCAGTCAGTTTTATGGCCAAAGTCGCGCGCTGGCCGACCTGGGGATGGTCGCGATGTGCGCCGAGTACCGCGTGAAAAAGACACACGGCACGCCGCCGAAGACCTGTGTGGCTGATGGCAAGTCCGCCATCCGTTGGGCTCGCAAGAACGCGTCACGGTACGGGATCGATCCGAATCGAATCGCCGCCGGTGGCGGTTCGGCCGGCGGGCATGTGGCGGCGGCGACCGCGACCGTCGACGCCTTTGACGATCCCGCCGATGACACGTCGGTCAGCTGCCGTCCCGACGCGCTGGTGCTGTTCAACCCCGTGTATGACAATGGCCCCGACGGCTACGGCTATGACCGCGTCCAGGAGTACTGGAAAGAGATTTCGCCGCTGCACAACTTAAGCCAAGACACGCCGCCGACGATCGTGTTCCTGGGAACCAAGGACAAACTGATTCCCGTGGCGACCGGCAAAGCGTTCCAGTCGAAACTCGACCAGTTGGGAGTCCGCAACGAATTGCACCTGTACCAAGATGCCGCCCACGGTTTCTTTAACAAAGGCGAACCGTATGCCGACACGTTGGCAAAGTCGATCGCGTTTCTTAAATCGCTGGGGTTTGTTGAAGGAAAGTGA
- a CDS encoding sugar phosphate isomerase/epimerase family protein — protein MTNRRQFLQFASASAASLSLAPLLRAAETAGGGGAPFKISLAEWSLHRTLRDESKGLTNLDFPRVTKEEFGIDAVEYVNQFFKDKAKDQTYLTELKTRCDDLGVKSLLIMCDGEGRLGDPDDAKRTQAVENHYRWVDAAKFLGCHSIRVNASSAGSYDEQMKLAADGLRRLSEYAKPQGLNVIVENHGGLSSNGAWLAGTIAKTEMDNCGTLPDFGNFYLSRGDEPKMYDRYKGVEELMPYAKAVSAKSHDFDEEGNEVHTDYFKMMEIVLSHGYNGYVGIEYEGGKVSEYEGIRLTKALLERVAEKVAKG, from the coding sequence ATGACCAACCGCCGTCAATTCCTCCAATTTGCGTCCGCCTCTGCCGCGTCTCTCTCCCTCGCTCCGCTGCTTCGTGCTGCGGAGACAGCCGGTGGTGGCGGCGCCCCCTTCAAAATCTCGCTGGCCGAGTGGTCGCTGCACCGCACGCTGCGTGACGAGAGCAAGGGGCTGACGAATTTGGATTTCCCCCGGGTGACCAAAGAAGAATTTGGGATCGACGCGGTCGAGTATGTCAATCAGTTTTTCAAAGACAAAGCCAAGGACCAAACGTACCTGACGGAGTTGAAGACGCGCTGCGATGACCTGGGCGTCAAAAGTCTGTTGATCATGTGCGACGGCGAAGGACGTTTGGGCGATCCCGATGACGCGAAACGAACCCAAGCGGTTGAAAACCACTATCGCTGGGTCGACGCCGCGAAATTCTTGGGCTGCCACAGCATTCGCGTCAACGCGAGCAGTGCCGGCAGCTACGACGAGCAAATGAAACTGGCCGCCGACGGGCTGCGTCGGTTGAGTGAATACGCCAAACCGCAAGGGTTGAACGTGATCGTCGAAAACCACGGCGGTTTGAGCAGCAACGGGGCATGGCTGGCCGGGACGATCGCCAAGACAGAAATGGACAACTGTGGCACGCTGCCCGACTTCGGCAACTTCTACCTGTCACGCGGCGACGAACCCAAGATGTACGACCGCTACAAGGGTGTCGAAGAGTTGATGCCGTACGCCAAAGCCGTCAGTGCAAAGTCACACGACTTCGATGAAGAGGGCAACGAGGTCCACACCGATTACTTCAAGATGATGGAGATCGTCCTCAGCCACGGCTACAACGGCTACGTGGGCATCGAATACGAAGGCGGCAAGGTGTCCGAGTACGAAGGGATCCGGTTGACGAAAGCCCTCCTGGAACGCGTCGCCGAAAAGGTCGCCAAGGGGTAG
- a CDS encoding response regulator transcription factor → MAHHILIAEDDANTRAALAEVLRSEGYIVTEAADGRHAKDLFDASPPDIACLDVMMPGMSGFDVCKYFRQQSPTMPILFITAKAEEIDKVIGLELGGDDYIVKPFGTKELVARIRAVARRSLSESPDAGVTFSDAPFSMGDLEIVPRELRARRGDETITLTRREVLILQTLAARPGEVVKRADLFRSAWEDDHVPNSRTIDQTISQLRKRIETAPKHPQIIQTVYGVGYRYEATGDR, encoded by the coding sequence ATGGCACACCACATCTTGATCGCCGAAGACGATGCGAACACGCGTGCCGCGTTGGCGGAGGTGCTTCGCAGCGAGGGCTACATTGTCACCGAAGCCGCCGACGGCCGGCACGCCAAGGATCTGTTCGACGCCTCGCCGCCGGACATCGCCTGTCTGGATGTGATGATGCCCGGCATGAGCGGCTTTGACGTTTGTAAGTACTTTCGCCAACAGTCACCGACGATGCCGATCCTGTTCATCACGGCCAAGGCGGAAGAAATCGATAAAGTGATCGGGCTGGAACTTGGTGGCGACGACTACATCGTCAAACCGTTCGGGACCAAAGAGTTGGTCGCCAGGATCCGCGCCGTCGCTCGCCGCAGCCTGTCGGAATCCCCCGACGCCGGCGTGACGTTCTCCGATGCCCCCTTTTCGATGGGGGACCTGGAGATTGTGCCAAGGGAACTTCGCGCCCGGCGCGGTGACGAAACGATCACGCTGACGCGACGCGAGGTGTTGATCCTGCAGACGCTGGCCGCTCGCCCCGGCGAAGTCGTCAAACGGGCCGATCTGTTCCGTTCGGCCTGGGAAGATGATCACGTTCCCAACAGCCGAACGATCGACCAGACGATCAGCCAGCTGAGAAAACGAATCGAAACCGCCCCCAAACACCCCCAGATCATCCAGACCGTCTACGGCGTCGGTTATCGATACGAAGCCACGGGGGACCGGTAG
- a CDS encoding sensor histidine kinase: MPRRLFLALLLLVAAPMVLLGWMSATAVKASQAAAKENLATLLSSQLYDADRRIVQLFDNYAIRLDDELDGSDSVFETLRRMRRQVPILRQGIVVDPAGTIVFPRPGDSIGVDATEVAAALPGLVDARPLPSATGESQSPGTKVPAFKTKTAVSKTNIANAADSQSPRLKVSPQSTLTESAWQQWYMADGTQVVYWRARRDGSTVGMLLERSRWIADLIAVLPDHRSPESTSSLRVATSGTNVTPTKRALPDLAPTPIGSLTLVDEAKRLVYRWGNRDEFQLSPLAAAPLSAPLASWQLRLHVDPALVPSTSSVPMYLSLAGIAILLLAVGFYVLTSVQRQINEAKGRVSFAGQVSHELRTPLTNIRLYTELAESDLQRIGNSDAADSLAQRLSVIDHESRRLQRLVTGVLEMIRPNGKPLGVRLQSTDVGELIAGIAEQFTPSFKAAGLSLETDCRCHESVSVDPDIIEMVLVNLLSNVEKYVPRGGRCVIRCDLLPDETTTPNRLRVTVSDDGPGIAVPHQSRIFRPFVRIDDSIHAPSGTGIGLTIARRAAARHGGNLVLKSDSQLGGAAFELTVPIGE; the protein is encoded by the coding sequence ATGCCTCGTCGATTGTTCCTTGCACTCCTCTTGCTCGTCGCGGCACCGATGGTGCTGCTGGGCTGGATGAGTGCAACGGCAGTCAAGGCCAGCCAGGCGGCGGCAAAGGAAAACCTTGCGACGTTGCTCTCGTCGCAGCTTTATGACGCCGACAGGCGGATCGTACAGCTATTTGACAACTATGCGATCCGGTTGGACGACGAGCTGGACGGCTCGGATTCGGTTTTTGAAACCCTGCGGCGGATGCGTCGCCAAGTACCCATATTGCGGCAAGGGATTGTCGTCGACCCGGCCGGCACGATCGTCTTTCCGCGGCCCGGTGATTCGATCGGCGTCGATGCCACCGAAGTGGCCGCGGCGCTGCCGGGCTTGGTCGACGCAAGGCCGCTGCCCAGTGCGACGGGAGAGTCCCAGTCGCCGGGGACGAAAGTGCCCGCTTTCAAAACAAAGACAGCGGTTTCCAAAACGAACATTGCCAACGCAGCCGATTCCCAGTCACCCCGTCTGAAAGTGTCGCCGCAATCCACGCTGACCGAATCGGCATGGCAACAGTGGTACATGGCCGATGGAACCCAGGTGGTTTATTGGCGCGCCCGCCGCGACGGATCGACCGTGGGCATGCTGCTGGAACGCAGTCGCTGGATCGCGGATTTGATCGCCGTGCTTCCCGATCACCGCAGCCCCGAGTCGACGTCCTCGCTTCGCGTGGCCACATCGGGTACCAACGTCACTCCGACCAAGCGTGCCTTGCCTGATTTGGCGCCGACCCCGATCGGCAGCCTGACTTTGGTTGATGAAGCCAAACGGCTGGTCTATCGCTGGGGAAACCGCGACGAGTTTCAGCTGTCCCCGCTGGCCGCGGCGCCCCTTTCGGCCCCCTTGGCCAGCTGGCAATTGCGGTTACACGTCGATCCAGCGCTCGTCCCATCAACCAGCTCGGTCCCGATGTACCTGTCCTTGGCTGGCATTGCGATCCTTCTGCTGGCGGTGGGATTCTATGTGCTGACATCGGTCCAGCGTCAGATCAACGAAGCCAAAGGCCGGGTCAGTTTCGCCGGTCAGGTCTCGCACGAACTGCGCACCCCGCTGACCAACATCCGGCTGTACACCGAACTGGCAGAATCAGATTTGCAGCGGATCGGCAACAGCGACGCGGCTGATTCATTGGCCCAGCGTCTCAGTGTGATCGACCACGAAAGCCGGCGTCTGCAACGCCTGGTGACCGGCGTCTTGGAGATGATCCGCCCCAACGGAAAACCGCTCGGAGTTCGACTCCAGAGCACCGACGTGGGCGAGTTGATCGCGGGCATCGCGGAACAATTCACGCCCAGCTTCAAAGCCGCGGGGCTGTCGCTGGAGACAGATTGCCGATGCCACGAATCGGTCTCCGTCGATCCCGACATCATCGAAATGGTCCTGGTGAACTTGCTCAGCAACGTCGAAAAATACGTTCCCCGCGGCGGCCGGTGTGTGATTCGCTGTGATCTTCTGCCCGATGAAACGACAACGCCGAATAGGCTGCGTGTCACCGTCAGTGATGACGGACCGGGCATCGCGGTGCCCCATCAATCCAGAATCTTCCGCCCCTTCGTGCGGATCGACGACTCGATTCATGCGCCCAGCGGAACGGGAATTGGGTTGACGATCGCCCGCCGCGCCGCGGCACGCCATGGCGGGAACCTGGTGCTGAAGTCCGACTCACAACTCGGCGGCGCGGCGTTCGAGTTGACCGTCCCGATCGGTGAGTAA